The sequence CCGATGCCGCCGAGCGCTGGCTGCGCGACGGGATCGACGCGGCGATGACCGAGTTCAACGGCCTCGACCTGGGCGAAGCGCCGGAGTGACCTCCCCGACCCGAAGCGGAGCCGACCGGCGCATCGCCGTCCTGTCCGCCGAGCTGGCGGCGCACTTGCCGGCCGCGACCTCCAGCCCGCTGCGGGTCCCGGCCGCGGCCCGCGCCGCGCACCTGGCCGCTCGACGGGGTGGCGTGGCGGAGCTGGCGCCGCTGGTGGCGGTGGTGCGGAACGACGAGGAGGCACACCGCCTCACCGATGACCTCGCCGCCTGGCTGCCGGCGGGAATGGTTCGCGTCCTCTCGGAGCGCGCCGCCCTGCCGCTGGAGCGAGCCCTGCCCGAGCACGATGAGTCGGGCGAACGGCTGGAGGTCCTTGACCTGCTGGCCGGCCGCCATCATCACCTGGTCGTGGTGGCTCCGCTGCTGGCGCTGGTGCAGCGAACCCTCTCCCCTGCCCAGCTGGCCGCCGCGCGGGTTTCGCTGCGGGTCGGTGAGCGGATCGAGCAGCGAGTGCTGCTGAAGGCCCTCGTCGCCGGCGGCTACGAGGCGGCGGTCGAGGTCAGCGGCGTGGGGGAATTCGCCAACCGCGGCGGGATCATCGACCTATGGCCGCCTGGGACCGTCGATCCCCTGAGGTTCGAGCTCTTCGGCGACCAGGTCGAATCCATTCGTGCGTTCGACCCGATGACTCAGGGCAGCCGGCGCCGCGTCGAGCGCGCCGTGCTCCTGCCGGCCAGCGAATTCCTCCCGGGCGGTGGCTGGCAGGCCCTGGCCGAGCACGCGCCGGACCTTCCCTCGGAGGCTCTGCAGGCTGACCTGGCGCGACTCGAGCAGGGCGACCTGGCCGAGGCGGCGGAGACGTGGGCAGCCCTCCTCACCGCTGGCCCGGCGACCGAGCACATCCCCGCGAGCGCACACGTCGTGCTGACTGACCCGGCTGAGCTGCGCGCGATCGCTGCCGACCTGGATGTGCAGGCCACTGAGCGACGCGCGGGGCTGATCGCCTCGGGCGAGCTCCCCGACGCCTGGCCCCTGCCGTACGAGGCTGCGGCCGCCCTGGCCGTCCTCGAGTCACGCGCCGTCGAGGTGCTCGACGAAGGCGGTACCGATGCCGGGTACGCCACCGCCCCGTCGCTGCCGGGACGCGCCGACCGCATCGGCTCTTGGCTGGCCGAGCTTGGGGCGGGAAGGCGATTGGTGGTGACGACCGACCAGGCCAGCCGTGTCGGCGAGCTGCTCGAGGAGGAGGGACGGGCAGTGGCGCCGGTGGCCGAGCTGCATGAGGCTCCCCCGGCCGGAGGCATCGGCCTCGTCCATGGCTCGCTCTCGGGCGGTTTCACCCACGCGCCTTCGGGGTTGCAGCTGCTCACCGACCGTGAGCTGTTCGGCGCAACCCGCGTCCGACGCCTGACGCCCTCGAAGCGTTCGATGACGCGCGACCTGATCGGGAAGCTGGCGGTCGGCGACGCGGTGGTCCACATCGATCACGGCATCGCCCGATACGCGGGCATGACGCAGCGCGAGTACGGCGGCGCGACCAAGGAGTACCTCCAGCTCGACTTCGCCGGCGACGACAAGATCTTCCTGCCCGCCGACCAGATCGGGCGCATCACGCGCTACAGCGGCGGCCCCGCGCCGACCCTCTCCCGCCTGGGCGGGACCGATTGGGAGCGCACCAAGGGGCGGGTGCGGCGCGCGGTCGCCGAGCTGGCCGAGGACCTGCTGGCGATCTACGCGGCGCGCGCGTCGGCACCGGGGTTCAGCTTTTCCCCGGACACGACCTGGCAGCGTGAGCTGGAGGAGGCGTTCCCCTATACCGAGACGAAGGACCAGGAACGGACCATCCAGGAGGTCAAGGCCGACATGCTGCGCCGCCGGCCGATGGATCGGCTCGTGTGCGGCGACGTCGGCTACGGCAAGACCGAGGTGGCCCTGCGTGCTGCGTTCAAGGCCGTTCAGGACGGCAAGCAGGTCGCGGTGCTGGTGCCCACCACGGTGTTGGCACAGCAGCACCTGGGCACCTTCCGGCGCCGGCTGGCGCCATTCCCGGTGCGGGTCGGGATGCTGAGCCGATTCGTCGGCAAGGCCGAGCAGGCCCGGATCGTGGATGCCACGGCCGGGGGAGAGGTCGACATCCTGATCGGGACGCATCGGATCCTGTCGAAGGACATCGCCTTCGCCGACCTGGGCCTGCTGGTGGTCGACGAGGAGCAGCGCTTCGGGGTCGGCCACAAGGAGCGAATCAAGTCGATGCGCCGCGAGGTCGACGTCCTGACCCTGTCGGCCACGCCGATCCCCCGCACGCTGCACCTCTCCCTGGTCGGGATCCGCGACCTGTCGGTGATCGAGACGCCGCCGGAAGCGCGGCTGCCGATCCTGACCCGCATCGCGGAGGACGACGACGGCCTGGTGCGTGACGCCATCAACCGCGAGCTGGACCGCGGCGGGCAGGTCTTCTACGTCCACAACCGGGTCGAGACGATCGAGGCGGCCGCCGAGCGGGTTCGTCGCCTGGTGCCGCGGGCCAAGGTGGCCATCGGCCATGGACAGATGGCGGAGGGGATGCTCGAGAGGGTGATGCTCGACTACGACGCCGGCCGCTTCGACGTGCTGGTGTGCACCACCATCATCGAGTCGGGGCTCGACATCCCGAACGCGAACACGATCGTCATCGCCCGCGCCGATACGCTGGGGCTGGCGCAGCTCTACCAGCTGCGCGGCCGGGTCGGCCGCTCTGACCGACGCGCCTACGCCTACCTGCTCCACCGCCGAGGTCAGCCGCTGTCTGCCGTGGCGCGCAAGCGGCTGCATGCCATCTTCTCGGCGTCGGACCTGGGTGCCGGTTACCAGATCGCGCTGTCAGACCTCGAGATTCGTGGGGCCGGCAACATCCTGGGCCCCGAGCAGCACGGCTTCATGGCTGCGGTCGGCTTCGAGCTGTACACCCGCATGCTGGCCGAGGCGGTCGAGGCCGGGCGTGGCCGGGTGGTCGCCCCCGAGACGGCCGCGATCCGGCTCGACCTGCCCGGATCGGCATACCTGCCCGACGACTTCATTGCCGATGCCGGCGCCAAGCTGGAGGCCTATCGCCGCTTTGCCGCGATCCACGACGAGGCCGATGTCGTCGCTCTGCGGGCCGAGCTGCGCGACCGATTCGGCCCCGCCCCGGAGCCGGTGGAGGGGCTCTTCCGCGCGGTCGCGGTGCGCATGGCCGCCGAAAAGGCGGGCGTGCCCGAGGTGCACGCCGAGCCGGGGCGGGTCACGCTCAAGTGGCCGCGCTACGACCGAGCCACCGTCGTGCGGGCGTTGACCGTGGCGGGCTTCCGGCCGGTCGCCGCGTCGAATCAGGTGCGCATCCCGGTGCCGCCCGGTCGCGACCCGGTCGAAACCGCGCTGGGAGCGTTGGCGGCCCTGGAGGCTAGTAGTCCTTGATCGAGTGGCACTCCATGGTGGCCGATATCTCGATCCCGTCTTCGGTCGTCGCCTCGATGGTGACGGTTGCGGTGTCGCCGCGATCATCCAGGGTGGCGGTGCCGGTGCCGAGGGTGCCGCCGACCGCCACCGGGGTGACGTTTATGGTCTCGCTGCCGCCGTTGAAGTACGCAAGGGCCCAGATCGGCACGGCGGTGAGAGGCGAGGCTGGCGTGGCGGCAGTGGCATCGGTCATGGCGAACCCTCTCCTCCGGCGACCATGCGGCGAAGAATACGAGGCTTGAATCGGGGCGTATACTCCGAATTGATCACTCGACCCGGGACGGGCGCACCCGTCCGGCGCCGACCGCTCTGATACCGCGCTCCAGGCGCGGATGACGAAGGAGGCGCGTCCCGTGTCCAGTCAATCTCCCCTCATCGATCCCGCCCAGGCCCGTTCGACGCTGCGCGTCGGCGATCGAACCTACGCCTACTATCGCCTCGATGCCGCGGGCGCCGTTGACCTGGCGCGCCTGCCCTACACCGTCAAGGTCCTGCTCGAGAATGCGCTGCGGCACGCGGCCGGAGGCTCGGGCCTGGTCTCGCCGGCCGACGTGCGAGCTCTCGCAACCTGGGATCCCTCACAGCCGGGGGAAGCGGAGCTGCCGTTCATGCCGGCGCGCGTGATCCTGCAGGACTTCACCGGCGTCCCCTGCGTCGTGGACCTGGCTGCGATTCGCGACGCAGTGGCGTCGATGGGTGGCGATCCCTCGCGCGTCAACCCGCTCGTGCCGGCCGACCTGGTCATCGATCACAGCGTGCAGGTCGACCTCTTCGGTTCGGAGCTGGCCTTCGCCGGCAACGTTGAGCGCGAGTACGAGCGCAATGGCGAGCGCTACGCCCTGCTGCGCTGGGCACAGCAGGCCTTCGACAACTTCAGGGTCGTTCCGCCGGGTACCGGCATCGTGCACCAGGTCAACCTCGAATTCCTGGCCGACGTGGTGACCGCGCGACCGGATGGCGAGGGAGAGCCTGTCGCCTTCCCCGACACGCTGGTCGGGACCGATTCGCACACCACCATGATCAACGGGCTTGGGGTCGTCGGCTGGGGGGTCGGCGGAATCGAGGCCGAGGCCGCGCTGCTCGGTCAGCCGCTCTACCAGCCGATGCCGGTGGTGGTCGGCTTCCGCCTCGACGGCGAGCTGCGCCCGGGCGCGACCGCCACCGACCTGGTGCTGTACGTGACCGAGATGCTGCGCAGCCATGGCGTTGTCGGAAAGTTCGTCGAATTCCACGGGCCTGGCCTCTCCCGCCTTGGCCTGGCCGATCGGGCCACCATCAGCAACATGTCGCCGGAGTTCGGCGCGACCGCCACCCTCTTCCCGATCGACGACGAGACGCTGCGCTATCTGCGCATGACTGGCCGGTCGGCCGAGACGGTGGATCGGGTCGAGTCCTACGCCAAGGCACAGGGCCTCTTCCGGACCGATGCATCCGTCGAGCCGCGATTCAACGAGTCGCTCGGATTGGACCTGGCAAGCGTCGAGCCATCGGTCGCCGGGCCGCGTCGGCCGCAGGACCGCGTCCCGCTGACCGACCTCCAGCGCTCGTTCCGCGAGGTGTTCGCGGATGGCCTCAAGAACCACCGCCTGGTGGACGAGGCGAGCGCCGAATCGTTCCCGGCCAGCGACCCGCCGTCGTTCAACGCCAGCGCGCCCGTCGAGGATCGGCGCATGGAGCGGCCCGAGGCACAGGCTGACCATCCGCCTGTCGAATACCAGCCGGTGGACGTCGAGATGGATGGTGGGCGGTTCACGCTGCGCTCCGGTTCGGTGGTGATCGCCGCCATCACCTCCTGCACCAACACCAGCAACCCGAGCGTGATGGTGGCCGCCGGCCTGCTTGCCCGGAACGCCGTGGCGCGCGGGCTGAGCACCCCGCCATGGGTCAAGACCTCGCTCGCGCCGGGCTCACGGGCGGTCACCGACTACCTGGCCGGCGCGGGCCTCATGGCGCCACTCGAGGCGCTCGGGTTCGACCTGGTCGGCTACGGGTGCACCACCTGCATCGGCAACTCGGGGCCGCTGGCCGACGAGATCGCCGCCGCGATCGAGGCCAACGACCTGGTCGGCGTGGCGGTCCTCTCCGGGAACCGCAACTTCGAGGGTC is a genomic window of Chloroflexota bacterium containing:
- a CDS encoding aconitate hydratase produces the protein MSSQSPLIDPAQARSTLRVGDRTYAYYRLDAAGAVDLARLPYTVKVLLENALRHAAGGSGLVSPADVRALATWDPSQPGEAELPFMPARVILQDFTGVPCVVDLAAIRDAVASMGGDPSRVNPLVPADLVIDHSVQVDLFGSELAFAGNVEREYERNGERYALLRWAQQAFDNFRVVPPGTGIVHQVNLEFLADVVTARPDGEGEPVAFPDTLVGTDSHTTMINGLGVVGWGVGGIEAEAALLGQPLYQPMPVVVGFRLDGELRPGATATDLVLYVTEMLRSHGVVGKFVEFHGPGLSRLGLADRATISNMSPEFGATATLFPIDDETLRYLRMTGRSAETVDRVESYAKAQGLFRTDASVEPRFNESLGLDLASVEPSVAGPRRPQDRVPLTDLQRSFREVFADGLKNHRLVDEASAESFPASDPPSFNASAPVEDRRMERPEAQADHPPVEYQPVDVEMDGGRFTLRSGSVVIAAITSCTNTSNPSVMVAAGLLARNAVARGLSTPPWVKTSLAPGSRAVTDYLAGAGLMAPLEALGFDLVGYGCTTCIGNSGPLADEIAAAIEANDLVGVAVLSGNRNFEGRIHPLARASYLASPPLVVAFALAGRVDIDLTTQPLGTDRDGRPVFLAELWPSPAEIADVVATQVRSEIFTRNYASVFDGDDRWRALPVPAGDRYAWDAASTYVALPPFFDGIGPEPAPLEDVVDARVLAVLGDSVTTDHISPAGSIARTSPAGTWLVERGVEPRDFNSYGARRGHHEVMMRGTFANIRLRNLLTPDAEGNITEYLPSGERMSIFDAAQRYADEGTELVLLAGKEYGSGSSRDWAAKGPYLLGVRAVIAESYERIHRSNLVGMGILPLQYLPGESAMALGLTGRERLSVTGIADGLRPHQELSVTATSEEGRDLRFRAIARLDGEIDVTYYRNGGVLQTVLRRLVKSTADRQSWGPAIQ
- the mfd gene encoding transcription-repair coupling factor, with protein sequence MTSPTRSGADRRIAVLSAELAAHLPAATSSPLRVPAAARAAHLAARRGGVAELAPLVAVVRNDEEAHRLTDDLAAWLPAGMVRVLSERAALPLERALPEHDESGERLEVLDLLAGRHHHLVVVAPLLALVQRTLSPAQLAAARVSLRVGERIEQRVLLKALVAGGYEAAVEVSGVGEFANRGGIIDLWPPGTVDPLRFELFGDQVESIRAFDPMTQGSRRRVERAVLLPASEFLPGGGWQALAEHAPDLPSEALQADLARLEQGDLAEAAETWAALLTAGPATEHIPASAHVVLTDPAELRAIAADLDVQATERRAGLIASGELPDAWPLPYEAAAALAVLESRAVEVLDEGGTDAGYATAPSLPGRADRIGSWLAELGAGRRLVVTTDQASRVGELLEEEGRAVAPVAELHEAPPAGGIGLVHGSLSGGFTHAPSGLQLLTDRELFGATRVRRLTPSKRSMTRDLIGKLAVGDAVVHIDHGIARYAGMTQREYGGATKEYLQLDFAGDDKIFLPADQIGRITRYSGGPAPTLSRLGGTDWERTKGRVRRAVAELAEDLLAIYAARASAPGFSFSPDTTWQRELEEAFPYTETKDQERTIQEVKADMLRRRPMDRLVCGDVGYGKTEVALRAAFKAVQDGKQVAVLVPTTVLAQQHLGTFRRRLAPFPVRVGMLSRFVGKAEQARIVDATAGGEVDILIGTHRILSKDIAFADLGLLVVDEEQRFGVGHKERIKSMRREVDVLTLSATPIPRTLHLSLVGIRDLSVIETPPEARLPILTRIAEDDDGLVRDAINRELDRGGQVFYVHNRVETIEAAAERVRRLVPRAKVAIGHGQMAEGMLERVMLDYDAGRFDVLVCTTIIESGLDIPNANTIVIARADTLGLAQLYQLRGRVGRSDRRAYAYLLHRRGQPLSAVARKRLHAIFSASDLGAGYQIALSDLEIRGAGNILGPEQHGFMAAVGFELYTRMLAEAVEAGRGRVVAPETAAIRLDLPGSAYLPDDFIADAGAKLEAYRRFAAIHDEADVVALRAELRDRFGPAPEPVEGLFRAVAVRMAAEKAGVPEVHAEPGRVTLKWPRYDRATVVRALTVAGFRPVAASNQVRIPVPPGRDPVETALGALAALEASSP